One genomic segment of Hordeum vulgare subsp. vulgare chromosome 2H, MorexV3_pseudomolecules_assembly, whole genome shotgun sequence includes these proteins:
- the LOC123426156 gene encoding thioredoxin H-type-like: MAAEEGAVIACHTKQEFDTHMANGKDTGKLVIIDFTASWCGPCRVIAPVFAEYAKKFPGAIFLKVDVDELKDVAEAYNVEAMPTFLFIKDGEKVDSVVGGRKDDIHTKIVALMGSAST; encoded by the exons ATGGCCGCCGAGGAGGGAGCCGTTATCGCGTGCCACACCAAGCAAGAGTTCGATACCCACATGGCCAATGGCAAGGACACCGGCAAGCTG GTGATCATTGATTTCACTGCTTCCTGGTGCGGTCCATGTCGTGTCATAGCCCCAGTCTTTGCTGAGTACGCCAAGAAGTTCCCTGGGGCCATCTTCCTGAAGGTGGATGTTGATGAGCTGAAG GACGTCGCTGAAGCATACAATGTTGAGGCAATGCCGACCTTCCTGTTTATCAAGGACGGTGAGAAGGTGGACAGTGTTGTCGGTGGCAGGAAGGATGACATCCATACCAAGATAGTGGCCCTCATGGGTTCTGCATCCACCTAA